One window of the Chryseobacterium sp. CY350 genome contains the following:
- a CDS encoding YciE/YciF ferroxidase family protein: MAKTTESKTSKSTPAKSGTTTKKSTSTGKIKAKSDAAENLREFLVDGLKDLYWAEKHLSKALVKMEKNASSPKLKDAINNHKSETDVQITRLEEVFEILDEKAKAEKCDAMEGLIKEGEGIMEETEAGAVRDAAIIAAAQKVEHYEIASYGTLVAYCQLLEEDEAMKILQQTLDEEKSCDVLLTDLAISEINLEAAQEEK, translated from the coding sequence ATGGCAAAGACAACAGAATCTAAGACAAGCAAAAGTACACCTGCAAAGTCAGGAACAACAACAAAAAAGAGTACTTCAACAGGAAAAATCAAGGCAAAAAGTGATGCCGCTGAGAATTTGAGAGAATTTTTGGTAGATGGGCTTAAAGATTTATACTGGGCGGAGAAGCATTTATCTAAAGCATTGGTAAAGATGGAAAAAAACGCATCTTCTCCTAAATTAAAAGATGCGATCAATAACCACAAATCTGAAACAGATGTGCAGATTACCCGTCTTGAAGAGGTCTTTGAAATTTTAGATGAAAAAGCAAAAGCAGAGAAATGTGACGCGATGGAAGGTCTCATTAAAGAAGGTGAGGGCATCATGGAAGAAACAGAAGCTGGTGCTGTACGCGATGCGGCAATTATTGCTGCTGCACAGAAGGTAGAGCATTACGAAATTGCCTCGTACGGAACTTTAGTAGCTTACTGTCAGCTGCTTGAAGAGGATGAGGCGATGAAGATTCTTCAGCAAACTCTGGATGAAGAAAAATCTTGTGATGTTTTATTAACAGACCTTGCAATTTCTGAAATCAATCTGGAAGCTGCTCAGGAAGAGAAGTAA